GTGCCGTTCCTCGTCATCGTCTCGACCTCACTCGCCTCCACCGACGAGGTCGTCGCGAACGGCGGCTGGGTGCTGTGGCCGACCGAGCCGAGCCTCGACGCCTACCGCGACATCCTCGACGGCGGCATCGTCACCCACGCCCTCGGCGTCAGCGCGGGCGTCACGACCGTCGGCACCCTGCTCAGCCTCGCCTGCACCGTCACCCTCGCCTACGCCCTCTCCCGCCCCGGCGTCTTCGGCGGCCGGCCGGTCCTGCTGCTCGTGCTGTTCACGTTCCTCTTCCCGCCCGGCATGATCCCGAGCTTCCTGCTGGTCAAGGAGCTGGGGCTGCTGGACAGTTACGCCTCGCTCGTCCTGCCCGTCCTGGTCAACGTCTTCAACCTGGTCGTCCTGCGCGGCTTCTTCCAGGGCATCCCCGAGGAGCTGTACGAGGCCGCACGGCTCGACGGCGCGGGGGACTGGCGGGTGCTGTTCTCCGTCGTACTGCCGCTGTCCAAGGCCGCGTTGGCCGTCGTAGGCCTGTTCTACGCGGTGGCGTACTGGAACTCCTGGTTCTACGCCTCGCTCTATCTGGAGAGCGACCACTGGCCCCTCCAGCAGGTCCTGCGCACCTATGTGATCGCGGGCTCCGGACTCACCGACGCCACCACCGGCGAGGGGACGGTCACCGCCCCGCAGACCGTGCAGATGGCGGTGCTCGTGATCGCCACCGTGCCGATCCTGCTGGTCTACCCCTTCCTGCAGAAGTACTTCACCAAGGGCGTGCTCACCGGCGCCATCAAGAGCTGACAAGCCGACACGAGGTGATTCACCCATGCCCCGCATGTCCCGACGAACCCTGCTCGGTTCCCTGGCCGCCGCGTCCGTCCCGGGTGTGCTGACCGCCTGCTCCACGGGCTCCGGCGACAGCGACGTCTCCAACGCGGGCAAGAAGCTCGCGCCCTGGCCCTCGTACACGCCCGCCCCGGGCCCCAAGCCGGACCTCGCCCCCACCGAGGCCGGCGTGCAGGCGGGCTACACCGCCTACCCCTCCGACCTGGTGCGGTCCGTCTCCCGCCCGCCGGGCGACGGCTCCACGGTCAAGGTCATGTCGGTGTCGTTCGGCACGCCCCCGAAGCCCGCCTCCGCCAACCGGTTCTGGGCGGCCGTCGAGAACGCCCTCGGCGTGAAGATCGAGTACACGATCGTCTCCCAGGCCGACTACCAGAAGAAGATGGCCACGGTCATGGCCGGTGACGCCGACACCCTGCCGGACATCATCAACCTCTTCTCCGGGTTCGTCCTGCCCCGCGAGGCCGAGTTCGTGCAGCGGCGCGCCGAGGACCTCACGCCGTACCTCTCCGGCGACGCGATCGCCGACTACCCCAACCTCGCGAACATCCCCACCCACGCCTGGCGCGACATGGGCCGCATCGGCGGCCGCGTCTACGGCATCCCGCTGGAGCGCCCGCTGCCCGGCTCCACGCTCTGGCTGAATCAGGGCATGTTCACCGACGCCGGTATGAAGGAGGGCTGGACGTCCGGGGACTTCGCCGCCGTGGCGAAGCGGGCGACCGGTGGGAGGGCGTACGCACTCGGCGCCGCCAACGGTTCCCTGTTCGGCAACGCCGTGCACTCCGCCGCCCACAACGCGCCGCAGAACTGGGCCGTCACCGAGGACGGCACGTTCCGGCCGGGCTGCGCCGACGAACGCTACAAGGCGGCCATCGCCTTCCAGACGCAGCTCCGCAAGAACGGCTCGTACCACCCGGACGCCACGTCCGTCTCCCAGATCGACCTGACCACCCTCTTCTACAACGGCACCGTCGGCTCCATGCAGGACGGCTTCGGCGCCTACCTGCCCAAGTACCGGGAGGCACCGGACGGGATGACCCCGGCCGCAGCCCTGCCGTACAGCGTCGACGGCACGCCCGGCGGGATCGTCGCCGCACGCCGCTCCTTCGGTCACACCGTCCTGAAGACGGCGAAGAAGGAGCGCATCGAGATGCTGCTCCGCGTCCTGGACTTCCTCGCCGCCCCCTTCGGCAGCAAGGAGTGGGAGCTGGTCCACTACGGCGTCGAGGGCACCCACTTCACCCGCGCCAAGGACGGTTCCCCCGAGCCCACCAAGCTGGGCGAGGTCGAGAACAACACCAACCTGCCGCTGAAGTACCTCGCCGAGGGCCCGCAGGTGCTGTTCGTGCCGGGCATGCCCGATGCCGTACGGGCCCTGCACACCTGGCAGCGCAAGGTCGTGCCGCACGCCGTCCGCGACGCCTCCTTCGGCCTGCAGTCCCGCACCAAGAACGCGCAGGGCACCACCCTCAAGGCCCTGCTCGACGACACCGTCACCGGGATCGTCGCCGGGCGCGTCCCGCTGTCGGAGTGGGACGCGACCGTGAAGAAATGGCGTGCCCGGGGCGGCGACAGAATGGCCGAGGAGTTCGCGAAGGACTACGCGGCCAACGGGGCCAAGGCCTGAACAGCCGCTCGTGGAACAGGAGATGCGGGGGATGGGGAACGACATGGCGGACACCGGGTCCAAGCGGCGGGTCACGATCCGCGAGGTCGCCGAGCGGGCGGGCGTGTCGATCGCCACGGCGTCGCGCGCGCTCAGCGGCAACCATCCGGTGCCCGCCTCGACCCGGGCCCGCGTGCTGCGCGCCGCGCGTGACCTCGACTACGTCGCCAACGCGCACGCCCGTGCCCTGGTGGGGGGCGGCCGGAAGATGGCCGCCGTCGTCGTCCGCCAGGTCACCAGCCCCTTCTACGCCCAGGTCGCCGAGGGCGTGGAGGCGGAGGCCGCCGACCGGGGCTGGCTGTGCGTGGTCGGCGCGACCGGCGGGGATCCGCAGCGCGAGATGGAGTTCGTGCAGCTGATGCGGGAGGAGGGGGCGCGGCTGGTGATCCTGGTCGGCGGGGTCGTCGAGGACGACGCCTACCGGGAGCGCGTCGCCCACTACGCCCAGGCGCTCGACTCCTCCGGTGCCCGACTCGTGCTGTGCGCACGCCCGGCGCCCGGCCCCGAGATCCCCGCGCTGGTCGTGGAGTTCGACAACGAGGCGGGCGCCCGGGCGATCACCGGTCACCTGCTGTCCGCCGGGCACCGCCGGATCGTCTTCCTCGGCGGGCTGCCCGGCAACACCGCGCTGGAGGCGCGCGTCGCCGGCTACCGGGCGGCGCTCGCCGAGCACGGGGTGCCTGCGGCGGCTGCGCGGGTCGTCGACTGTGGGCTCGGTCGTGCGGCGGGTCTGCGGGCGATGGCCGAACTCCTCAAGGAAACGCGGGAGTTCACTGCGGTGGTTGCCGGGGACGACATGGTCGCCGCAGGGGCGCTGCGTGCCATTGCCGACGCCGGCCTGAGGGTCCCTGAGGACATCTCGGTCGTCGGGTACAACGACATTCCGTTGGCCGAGGACTTCAATCCGCCGCTGACGACGGTCCGTACGCCCGCCGAGGAGCTTGGTCGGGCCGCCGTGCGGATCGCTCTGCGTGATCCTGAGCATGCCGGTGGGAACCATCATCTGCTCGGTACGCACATCGTCGTGCGCCGTAGCGTCGCTTCACCTCGGGTGCCGTAGGCGACTGCGGGTGGTTTGTGGCTGGCCGCGCCCACGCGGCGGAGCCGCATGTCGATGCAGCCCCGCGCCCCTGAAGGGGCGCTCCCGTCGCCCCCAACTTCATGGAGGACCGAAACCCGTATGACCGCGCCGCATGTGTCGCCCCCCGACGACCCGACGCACCTTCCCGGGCTTCCCCCGACCGACCCGACCCTCTCGCCCCGCACCGGCTGGACCCGCGCCCACTGGGAGGCGATCGCCGACCGGCTCCTCGACGGGCTGCTGCCGTACGCCGCACCGGGCTTCGCCCAGTACCGCCTGCCCGGACCGCCCAGCCACTCCGGCCCCTGGTCCGACGGCCTGGAAGGCTTCGCGCGCTCCTTCCTCCTCGCCGCCTTCCGCATCGCGGGCTCCGGCGGCCGGGTCGGCCCGGCTCTCATCGAGCGGTACGCCACCGGCCTGGCCACCGGCACCGACCCGCACCACCCCGAACACTGGCCCCCCATCACCGACCGCGCCCAGCCCATGGTCGAGGCGGCCTCCGTCGCCATCGCCCTGCACGAGTCCCGCCCGTGGCTGTGGGACCACCTCGACGACGCCGTACGGCAACGGGTGTGCGCCTGGCTCGGCGCCTTCGTCGGCGCGGACGTCAATGACTCCAACTGGCGGCTGTTCCAGGTCATCACCGAGGAGTTCCTCGCCTCCGTGGGCGCCCCGCACAGCCGGGCCGAGATCGACGCCGGGCTGGCCCGCCTGGACGACTGGTACCGGGGCGGGGGCTGGTACACCGACGGCGACGGGCGGAAGTTCGACTACTACAACGCCTGGGCGCTGCACCTGTATCCGGTGCTGTGGGCGCGGATCGCGGGGTCACGGGCGGATACGGCCACCGTGGCTCGCCACCGTGCCCGGCTGCGCGAGTTCCTCGCCGTCCACCAGCACTTCTTCGGCTCCGACGGCGCCCCCGTCCACCAGGGCCGCTCCCTCACCTACCGCTTCGCGACCACCGCCCCGCTGTGGGCGGGCGCCCTCGCCGACGCCACCCCGCTCCCGCCGGGCCGCACCCGACGTCTGGCGTCCGGTGCGCTGAAGCATTTCGCCGAGCGAGGGGTGCCCGACTCGCGAGGCCTGCTCACCCTCGGCTGGTACCGGCCCTTCCTCCCCGTCACCCAGCGCTACTCGGGCCCCGCCTCCCCGTACTGGGCGAGCAAGGCCTTCCTGGGGCTGCTGCTGCCCGCCGACCACCCCGTCTGGACGGCACCGGAGGAACCCGCCGCCGTGGACACCGAGGACGTGACCCTGGCCCTGCCCGCCCCCGGCTGGCTGCTGCACTCCACCGCGGCCGACGGGATCGTACGGCTGGTCAACCACGGCAGCGACCGCCTCCCGCCCCCGCCCGCCACGGCCGACGACAGCCCGCACTACGCCCGGTTCGCCTACTCCAGCGCGACCGCCCCCGAAACGCCGGGCGTCGACAACCACATCGCCCTGCTGGGTCCCGACGGAACGCCCTCCCGGCGCGGACGCATCCATCCCCTCGGCGCCGAGGGCCGGCGGGCCGGATCCTGGCAGGACGGCCGTATCGAGACCGTCAGCGTCGTGCACGGGCCGTGGGAAGTGCGGGTGCACCGCCTCGACGTACCGCCCGACACGCCCGTGCGGGAAGGCGGTTGGGCGGTGGCCGACGACACGGCACCCCCGGTCGCGCGCACCGGCCCCGGCCGGGCGCTGGCCCGCCGGTCGGACGGGCTGACCAGCGCGGTCGTCGGCCTGTACGGCTGGGACGACGCCGAGGCGGCGGTCGTGCGCGGCGTCGGCAGGAACGCCGTGGGCCACCACTCGGCGACTCCGGTGCTCCAACTGCCCGCAGGCGCCCGGCTGTTGGTGACCCTCGTCATGCTGAGCGCGGCCCCGCACCCGCCGCTCACGGGGGCGAGCGCGACCGTCACCGCCGACGGCACCGTGGAGATCCGCTTCCCGGACGGCACCCCGGAGCGGGTGCCCCGCCGGGCTCAGCGGCGCGCCAGAGCCATTGCCTGATCCAGTGCCCGCAGGAACCCGTTGACCGTCCCCCGGTCCCGCACCGCCAGCCGCAGCCACTCCTCGCCCAGCCCGGGGAAGGTGTCCCCACGCCGCACCGCGAACCCGAGCTCGCGCAGGTGCCGGCGAACGGCGGCCGCCCTCGGCAGGCGTACGAGGACGAAGGGACCCTCGGCGGGCTCGACGACCCGGAGTCCGGCCGACGCGAACTCGCCGAGCCCCGCGACGAGATGGGCCCGGTCGGCGGCGAGGCGGTGGGCCGCGTGGCCCGCCTCCGCCAGAGCCGGGGACGACACGCAGGCCTCGGCGGCGGCGAGCGCGGGCGTGGAGACCGGCCACAGGGGCTGGGCGCGTTCCAGGTCGGCGATGGTGTCCGGGGCGGCGAGGACATAGCCGATGCGCAGACCGGCCAGGCCCCAGGTCTTCGTCAGGCTGCGCAGCACGACCAGGCCCGGTACGTCCGTCCGCCCCGCCAGCGCCTCCCGCTCACCCGGCACCGCGTCCATGAACGCCTCGTCCACCACCAACGTCCGCCCCGGCTGGGCGAGTCGGGCGATGGACGCGGCCGGGTGGAGCACCGACGTCGGGTTCGTGGGGTTGCCGATCACCACCAGGTCGGCGTCCTCGGGGACGGCCGCCGTATCGAGCCGGAAGCCGTCCGCCTCCCGCAGCAGCACCCGGTCGACCGTGTGCCCCGCGTCCCGCAGGGCCGCCTCCGGCTCCGTGAACTGCGGGTGCACGACGACCGGCCGGCGCACCTTCAGCGCGCGGGCGAGGAGGACGAACGCCTCCGCCGCCCCCGCCGTGAGCAGCACCCGTTCCGCCGGCAGCCCGTGCCGCGCGGCCACCGCCGCCCGCGCGGCCCGCCCGTCCGGGTAGGCCGCGAGGGAGCCCAGCGACCCGGCGATCAGCTCGCGCAGCCAGGTGGGCGGCGTGTCCGCGCGGACGTTCACGGCGAGGTCGACGAGCGCCGAGCCGTCGTCGCGGACCTCGGCGTCGCCGTGGTGGCGCAGGTCGTGCGCCTCAGTGGGCATGGGAGTGGCTGCCATGGTGGTGGCCGTGGTCGTGATGACCGTCCCCATGGTGGTGGTGGCCGTCGTCGTCCGGGTGGAAGTGCGGCTGCTGGGGCATGCCGACCTTGTCCTCGAAGCCGGGCAGCGCGATGCGGTACACGC
Above is a window of Streptomyces sp. DT2A-34 DNA encoding:
- a CDS encoding DUF2264 domain-containing protein; the encoded protein is MTAPHVSPPDDPTHLPGLPPTDPTLSPRTGWTRAHWEAIADRLLDGLLPYAAPGFAQYRLPGPPSHSGPWSDGLEGFARSFLLAAFRIAGSGGRVGPALIERYATGLATGTDPHHPEHWPPITDRAQPMVEAASVAIALHESRPWLWDHLDDAVRQRVCAWLGAFVGADVNDSNWRLFQVITEEFLASVGAPHSRAEIDAGLARLDDWYRGGGWYTDGDGRKFDYYNAWALHLYPVLWARIAGSRADTATVARHRARLREFLAVHQHFFGSDGAPVHQGRSLTYRFATTAPLWAGALADATPLPPGRTRRLASGALKHFAERGVPDSRGLLTLGWYRPFLPVTQRYSGPASPYWASKAFLGLLLPADHPVWTAPEEPAAVDTEDVTLALPAPGWLLHSTAADGIVRLVNHGSDRLPPPPATADDSPHYARFAYSSATAPETPGVDNHIALLGPDGTPSRRGRIHPLGAEGRRAGSWQDGRIETVSVVHGPWEVRVHRLDVPPDTPVREGGWAVADDTAPPVARTGPGRALARRSDGLTSAVVGLYGWDDAEAAVVRGVGRNAVGHHSATPVLQLPAGARLLVTLVMLSAAPHPPLTGASATVTADGTVEIRFPDGTPERVPRRAQRRARAIA
- a CDS encoding carbohydrate ABC transporter permease; protein product: MEKPKPVTQAGKALALAAVVLLVCVPFLVIVSTSLASTDEVVANGGWVLWPTEPSLDAYRDILDGGIVTHALGVSAGVTTVGTLLSLACTVTLAYALSRPGVFGGRPVLLLVLFTFLFPPGMIPSFLLVKELGLLDSYASLVLPVLVNVFNLVVLRGFFQGIPEELYEAARLDGAGDWRVLFSVVLPLSKAALAVVGLFYAVAYWNSWFYASLYLESDHWPLQQVLRTYVIAGSGLTDATTGEGTVTAPQTVQMAVLVIATVPILLVYPFLQKYFTKGVLTGAIKS
- a CDS encoding extracellular solute-binding protein, whose protein sequence is MPRMSRRTLLGSLAAASVPGVLTACSTGSGDSDVSNAGKKLAPWPSYTPAPGPKPDLAPTEAGVQAGYTAYPSDLVRSVSRPPGDGSTVKVMSVSFGTPPKPASANRFWAAVENALGVKIEYTIVSQADYQKKMATVMAGDADTLPDIINLFSGFVLPREAEFVQRRAEDLTPYLSGDAIADYPNLANIPTHAWRDMGRIGGRVYGIPLERPLPGSTLWLNQGMFTDAGMKEGWTSGDFAAVAKRATGGRAYALGAANGSLFGNAVHSAAHNAPQNWAVTEDGTFRPGCADERYKAAIAFQTQLRKNGSYHPDATSVSQIDLTTLFYNGTVGSMQDGFGAYLPKYREAPDGMTPAAALPYSVDGTPGGIVAARRSFGHTVLKTAKKERIEMLLRVLDFLAAPFGSKEWELVHYGVEGTHFTRAKDGSPEPTKLGEVENNTNLPLKYLAEGPQVLFVPGMPDAVRALHTWQRKVVPHAVRDASFGLQSRTKNAQGTTLKALLDDTVTGIVAGRVPLSEWDATVKKWRARGGDRMAEEFAKDYAANGAKA
- the cobC gene encoding Rv2231c family pyridoxal phosphate-dependent protein CobC translates to MAATPMPTEAHDLRHHGDAEVRDDGSALVDLAVNVRADTPPTWLRELIAGSLGSLAAYPDGRAARAAVAARHGLPAERVLLTAGAAEAFVLLARALKVRRPVVVHPQFTEPEAALRDAGHTVDRVLLREADGFRLDTAAVPEDADLVVIGNPTNPTSVLHPAASIARLAQPGRTLVVDEAFMDAVPGEREALAGRTDVPGLVVLRSLTKTWGLAGLRIGYVLAAPDTIADLERAQPLWPVSTPALAAAEACVSSPALAEAGHAAHRLAADRAHLVAGLGEFASAGLRVVEPAEGPFVLVRLPRAAAVRRHLRELGFAVRRGDTFPGLGEEWLRLAVRDRGTVNGFLRALDQAMALARR
- a CDS encoding LacI family DNA-binding transcriptional regulator, yielding MGNDMADTGSKRRVTIREVAERAGVSIATASRALSGNHPVPASTRARVLRAARDLDYVANAHARALVGGGRKMAAVVVRQVTSPFYAQVAEGVEAEAADRGWLCVVGATGGDPQREMEFVQLMREEGARLVILVGGVVEDDAYRERVAHYAQALDSSGARLVLCARPAPGPEIPALVVEFDNEAGARAITGHLLSAGHRRIVFLGGLPGNTALEARVAGYRAALAEHGVPAAAARVVDCGLGRAAGLRAMAELLKETREFTAVVAGDDMVAAGALRAIADAGLRVPEDISVVGYNDIPLAEDFNPPLTTVRTPAEELGRAAVRIALRDPEHAGGNHHLLGTHIVVRRSVASPRVP